A single region of the Streptomyces sp. NBC_00236 genome encodes:
- a CDS encoding SigE family RNA polymerase sigma factor, producing MTAGRSPDAAGFEEFARASQRRLYRTAYLLCGDADAARDLTQTTLAKLFQHWGRASAADHPDAYARTVLTRTYIAERRRRLRDFRAHTPIAAPAPEVGPELTVTLLAALAELPARARAMVVLRYWEDLSVETVAGLLRCSPSTVKSQCSRSLATLRTRLGDARLYTTRS from the coding sequence ATGACAGCCGGACGCAGCCCGGACGCCGCTGGCTTCGAGGAGTTCGCCCGCGCGAGTCAGCGCCGGCTGTACCGCACCGCGTACCTGCTGTGCGGGGACGCCGACGCCGCCCGTGATCTGACCCAGACGACGCTGGCGAAGCTGTTCCAGCACTGGGGCCGGGCGAGCGCGGCGGATCATCCGGACGCCTACGCCCGCACGGTGCTGACCCGTACCTACATCGCCGAGCGCCGGCGCCGGCTGCGGGACTTCCGTGCCCACACGCCGATCGCCGCGCCCGCTCCCGAGGTGGGTCCCGAGCTGACGGTCACGCTGCTGGCCGCGCTCGCCGAACTTCCGGCCCGCGCCCGGGCCATGGTCGTCCTGCGGTACTGGGAGGACCTGAGCGTGGAGACGGTCGCCGGACTGCTGCGCTGCAGCCCGTCCACCGTGAAGAGCCAGTGCTCACGCTCGCTCGCCACCCTGCGCACCCGGCTGGGCGACGCGCGTCTCTACACCACCCGAAGCTGA
- a CDS encoding Arc family DNA-binding protein: MPPLCHQNWRKNHEETRITLRLPTDLHSWLTAQAKTNRRSLNSEILHRIEGDFRTATANTESP; the protein is encoded by the coding sequence ATGCCACCACTTTGCCACCAGAATTGGCGTAAGAATCATGAAGAAACCCGCATCACGCTCCGCCTGCCCACCGACCTCCATTCCTGGCTCACGGCACAGGCCAAGACCAATCGGCGGTCACTCAACTCCGAGATCCTTCACCGCATCGAGGGCGACTTCCGCACCGCCACAGCAAACACCGAATCGCCCTGA
- a CDS encoding RNA-guided endonuclease InsQ/TnpB family protein: protein MRSGHARYAYRLSVSSTALAGLDAEWARCRWIWNECVAMSRKVHGLNKTATEKVTCGPAQLDKMLTEARTAMGWLREGSVPQQQTIRDFATSRAKALKDVKAGLPMRQRAGMPRIKRKRDALPSMNSTRRGFRLKDGRPHLAGGITLTVVWSRDLAADPTSVRVYRDSLGHWYASFVVETAAEPLPATGTVIGIDWGAKETATTTSDAHDLPHAQHGRTAAAKPARHQKQMARRKPPRGKAASKGYRTASRAAARVHKKVARQRQDTGRKWAKTVVRDFDQLAVEDFEPKFRAKSTLAREAADAAIGVTRTALTGTARKHGRIVHLVHPAHTTMDCARCGARTKHTLPLSERTYACTACGAVSPRDRNSARVMLVRAGLNPAGADGGSPPGAPLPEAA from the coding sequence GTGAGGTCCGGGCATGCCCGGTACGCCTACCGCCTCAGCGTGTCGTCGACCGCGCTCGCCGGACTCGATGCCGAGTGGGCACGCTGCCGTTGGATCTGGAATGAATGCGTGGCCATGTCCCGCAAGGTCCATGGCCTGAACAAGACCGCCACCGAGAAGGTGACGTGCGGTCCGGCGCAGCTCGACAAGATGCTGACCGAGGCCCGCACCGCCATGGGATGGCTGCGCGAAGGCTCGGTGCCGCAGCAGCAGACCATCCGTGACTTCGCCACGTCCCGCGCCAAAGCGTTGAAGGACGTCAAGGCCGGGCTGCCGATGCGGCAGCGCGCCGGGATGCCCCGCATCAAGCGCAAGCGCGATGCGCTGCCGTCGATGAACTCCACGCGGCGCGGCTTCCGGTTGAAAGACGGACGCCCGCACCTCGCGGGCGGCATCACGCTGACCGTGGTGTGGTCCCGTGACCTGGCGGCCGACCCGACGTCGGTCCGGGTGTACCGGGACAGCCTCGGCCACTGGTACGCCTCGTTCGTCGTGGAGACGGCCGCAGAGCCGCTGCCCGCGACTGGCACGGTGATCGGTATCGACTGGGGTGCCAAGGAGACCGCGACCACCACCTCGGACGCGCATGACCTTCCCCACGCGCAGCACGGCCGCACCGCCGCCGCGAAGCCGGCCCGGCACCAGAAGCAGATGGCGAGGCGGAAGCCCCCACGTGGGAAGGCTGCGTCGAAGGGCTACCGGACGGCGTCCCGCGCGGCGGCCAGGGTTCATAAGAAGGTGGCCCGGCAGCGGCAGGACACCGGCCGCAAGTGGGCCAAGACGGTCGTGCGTGACTTCGACCAGCTCGCCGTCGAGGACTTCGAGCCGAAGTTCCGCGCGAAGTCCACGCTGGCCCGCGAGGCCGCCGACGCCGCGATCGGCGTGACCAGGACCGCGCTGACCGGGACGGCCCGCAAGCACGGCCGCATCGTGCACCTCGTGCACCCGGCCCACACCACGATGGACTGCGCACGGTGCGGTGCGAGAACCAAGCACACGCTCCCCCTTTCTGAACGAACGTACGCGTGCACCGCGTGCGGAGCCGTGTCCCCCAGGGACAGGAACTCCGCCCGCGTGATGCTCGTCCGGGCAGGTCTCAACCCGGCTGGTGCTGATGGTGGAAGCCCTCCGGGAGCACCGCTCCCGGAGGCTGCCTGA
- a CDS encoding demethylmenaquinone methyltransferase, whose product MTRASLDKQPHEVASMFDDVAANYDLTNDVLSLGQARLWRKEVAKAVDARPAQKVLDLAAGTATSSLPFAATGAYVVPCDFSIGMLREGKKRNAWLPFTAGDATKLPFRDETFDAVTISFGLRNVQDTDAALRELYRVTKPGGRVVICEFSQPVWAPFRTVYTEYLMRALPPVARAVSSNPDAYVYLAESIRAWPDQAGLASRLQQAGWSKVAWRNLSGGIVALHRGVRA is encoded by the coding sequence GTGACCCGAGCCTCCCTGGACAAGCAGCCGCACGAAGTCGCCTCGATGTTCGACGACGTGGCGGCGAACTACGACCTCACCAACGACGTGCTCTCGCTCGGCCAGGCCCGGCTGTGGCGCAAGGAGGTCGCCAAGGCGGTCGACGCCCGGCCCGCGCAGAAGGTCCTCGACCTGGCCGCCGGGACGGCGACGTCCTCGCTCCCGTTCGCGGCGACCGGTGCGTACGTCGTGCCGTGCGACTTCTCCATCGGCATGCTGCGCGAGGGCAAGAAGCGGAACGCCTGGCTGCCCTTCACCGCGGGCGACGCCACGAAACTGCCGTTCCGCGACGAGACGTTCGACGCGGTGACCATCTCCTTCGGGCTGCGCAACGTCCAGGACACGGACGCGGCGCTCCGCGAGCTGTACCGGGTGACCAAGCCGGGCGGCCGGGTGGTCATCTGCGAGTTCTCCCAGCCGGTCTGGGCACCGTTCCGGACCGTCTACACCGAGTACCTGATGCGGGCGTTGCCCCCGGTCGCGCGTGCGGTGTCGTCCAACCCCGACGCGTACGTCTACCTCGCCGAGTCGATCCGCGCCTGGCCCGACCAGGCCGGGCTGGCGTCCAGGCTCCAGCAGGCCGGCTGGTCGAAGGTCGCCTGGCGCAACCTCAGCGGTGGCATCGTCGCGCTGCACCGGGGCGTACGCGCCTGA
- a CDS encoding GNAT family N-acetyltransferase — translation MSLAPPALPVVQLRVPTDEDAVAWHRVFDDPEVMEFFGGRPSELSMYEEWTARQRRHDAELGFCLWTVLDGNGEVLGFTGAQPWPHSTYGPVGEIEIGWRLARPAWGRGYATAAARLTLERLRAAGVERVVATIDALNERSIAVARRLGMEQAESFTTPRAGQEAVCFRLELSR, via the coding sequence ATGTCGCTCGCACCTCCCGCGCTCCCCGTCGTACAACTGCGTGTCCCGACCGACGAGGACGCGGTGGCCTGGCACCGCGTCTTCGACGACCCGGAGGTCATGGAGTTCTTCGGCGGCCGTCCGTCCGAACTGTCCATGTACGAGGAGTGGACGGCCCGCCAGCGCAGACATGACGCTGAGCTGGGCTTCTGCCTGTGGACCGTGCTCGACGGGAACGGCGAGGTGCTCGGCTTCACGGGTGCGCAGCCGTGGCCGCACAGCACGTACGGTCCCGTGGGCGAGATCGAGATCGGCTGGCGGCTCGCCCGTCCGGCCTGGGGCCGCGGCTACGCGACCGCGGCCGCGCGCCTCACGCTGGAGCGGCTGCGCGCGGCCGGGGTGGAACGGGTGGTGGCGACGATCGACGCGCTCAACGAGCGGTCGATCGCGGTGGCCCGGCGTCTGGGCATGGAGCAGGCGGAGAGCTTCACGACGCCACGGGCGGGCCAGGAGGCGGTGTGCTTCCGGCTGGAGCTGTCACGGTGA
- a CDS encoding geranylgeranyl reductase family protein, translated as MTEPLSEHSADVIVVGAGPAGSTTAYYLAKAGLDVLLLEKTAFPREKVCGDGLTPRATKQLVSMGIDISEEAGWLRNKGLRIIGGGVRLQLDWPDLASYPDYGLVRKRDDFDEQLARQAQKAGARLYERCNVGAPVKDERTGRITGVEAKLGEEKTPVTFHAPLVVAADGNSTRLSVAMGLHRREDRPMGVAVRTYFTSPRHDDDYLESWLELWDKRGAEDRLLPGYGWIFGMGDGTSNVGLGILNSSSAFKELDWREVLKAWCASMPEDWGYTPENMTMPIRGAALPMAFNRQPHYTKGLLLVGDAGGMVNPFNGEGIAYAMESGQIAADVIVQAHARATPAQRELALSNYPKVLKETYGGYYTMGRAFVKLIGNPKVMKVATQRGLTHPLLMKFTLKMLANLTDPTGGDAMDRIINGLTKVAPRA; from the coding sequence GTGACCGAGCCCCTGTCCGAACACAGTGCGGACGTGATCGTCGTCGGGGCAGGCCCGGCCGGCTCCACCACCGCGTACTACCTCGCCAAGGCCGGACTCGACGTCCTCCTCCTGGAGAAGACCGCCTTCCCGCGCGAGAAGGTCTGCGGCGACGGCCTCACACCGCGTGCCACCAAGCAGCTCGTCTCCATGGGCATCGACATCTCCGAAGAGGCCGGCTGGCTGCGCAACAAGGGCCTGCGCATCATCGGCGGCGGCGTCCGGCTCCAGCTGGACTGGCCGGATCTCGCCTCGTACCCGGACTACGGACTGGTCCGCAAGCGCGACGACTTCGACGAGCAGCTGGCCCGCCAGGCCCAGAAGGCCGGCGCGCGGCTGTACGAGCGCTGCAACGTCGGCGCCCCCGTCAAGGACGAGCGCACCGGCCGGATCACCGGCGTGGAGGCGAAGCTCGGCGAGGAGAAGACCCCGGTCACCTTCCACGCCCCCCTCGTCGTCGCCGCCGACGGCAACTCGACCCGGCTCTCCGTCGCGATGGGCCTGCACCGCCGCGAGGACCGCCCGATGGGTGTCGCGGTCCGTACGTACTTCACCTCGCCCCGCCACGACGACGACTACCTGGAGTCCTGGCTGGAACTCTGGGACAAGCGCGGCGCCGAGGACCGTCTGCTGCCCGGCTACGGCTGGATCTTCGGCATGGGCGACGGCACCTCCAACGTCGGCCTCGGCATCCTCAACTCCTCCTCCGCCTTCAAGGAGCTGGACTGGCGCGAGGTGCTCAAGGCCTGGTGCGCGTCCATGCCCGAGGACTGGGGCTACACGCCCGAGAACATGACGATGCCGATCCGCGGTGCCGCCCTCCCGATGGCCTTCAACCGTCAGCCGCACTACACCAAGGGCCTGCTGCTCGTCGGTGACGCGGGCGGCATGGTCAACCCGTTCAACGGCGAAGGCATCGCGTACGCCATGGAGTCGGGTCAGATCGCCGCGGACGTCATCGTCCAGGCCCACGCCCGTGCGACCCCGGCCCAGCGCGAACTGGCCCTGAGCAACTACCCGAAGGTGCTCAAGGAGACCTACGGCGGCTACTACACGATGGGCCGCGCCTTCGTGAAGCTGATCGGCAACCCGAAGGTCATGAAGGTCGCGACCCAGCGCGGCCTCACCCACCCGCTGCTGATGAAGTTCACCCTGAAGATGCTCGCCAACCTCACCGACCCGACGGGCGGCGACGCGATGGACCGCATCATTAACGGCCTGACGAAGGTTGCGCCCCGCGCCTAG
- a CDS encoding MFS transporter yields the protein MSTTTAPRTDTASPTPLRGPLAVLSVTLGIFAVVTTEILPVGLLTPIGADFAVADGTAGLMMTMPGLLAAVAAPVVTLATARADRRLMLAAFVLLLAVANFLTAAATAYWVVLVARVLVGITIGGFWSIGAGLAGRLVPAPSAARATAVIFAAVPLGSVLGVPAGTLIGDLAGWRTAFVTMGLLSTGVLALLLLTLPALPPERVTRPAVLRALLRRPDTRFALLMTFLVVLAHFGTYTYVTPFLREFADAGPGTITGFLLVYGAAGVAGNFLGGALVTRRPHTAFGAAAATIAAATALLPVLGRSEAGAPALLVLWGLGYGAVPVCSQTWFTRAAPRTPEAASVLFTASFQATIAAGALAGGSVVDHASLHAVMWLGAATALLVVLAAPVHFVRTRQCPKA from the coding sequence ATGTCCACCACGACCGCACCCCGTACCGACACCGCGTCCCCCACGCCCTTACGCGGCCCACTGGCGGTCCTCTCCGTGACGCTGGGCATCTTCGCCGTCGTCACCACCGAGATCCTGCCGGTCGGTCTGCTGACGCCGATCGGCGCCGACTTCGCCGTCGCGGACGGCACGGCGGGCCTGATGATGACGATGCCGGGCCTCCTGGCCGCCGTCGCCGCCCCGGTCGTGACCCTCGCGACGGCCCGCGCCGACCGGCGGCTGATGCTCGCCGCCTTCGTTCTGCTCCTCGCGGTGGCCAACTTCCTCACCGCCGCCGCGACCGCCTACTGGGTCGTGCTCGTCGCCCGGGTCCTGGTCGGCATCACCATCGGCGGCTTCTGGTCGATCGGCGCCGGTCTGGCCGGCCGGCTGGTCCCCGCCCCGTCCGCCGCCCGGGCGACCGCGGTCATCTTCGCCGCGGTCCCCCTCGGTTCCGTGCTCGGAGTCCCCGCCGGAACCCTCATCGGCGATCTGGCGGGCTGGCGCACCGCGTTCGTCACGATGGGGCTGCTGTCCACGGGCGTGCTGGCCCTGCTGCTCCTGACGCTGCCCGCGCTGCCGCCGGAGCGGGTCACCCGCCCGGCCGTGCTCCGCGCCCTGCTGCGCCGCCCGGACACCCGGTTCGCACTGCTGATGACGTTCCTCGTCGTACTGGCACATTTCGGCACGTACACGTATGTAACGCCGTTCCTCCGGGAGTTCGCCGACGCCGGTCCGGGGACCATCACCGGATTCCTGCTCGTGTACGGGGCAGCAGGCGTGGCCGGCAACTTCCTCGGGGGCGCCCTGGTGACGCGCCGGCCGCACACCGCCTTCGGGGCCGCCGCCGCCACGATCGCCGCGGCGACGGCGCTCCTGCCCGTCCTCGGCCGGTCCGAAGCGGGCGCGCCGGCACTCCTCGTTCTGTGGGGGCTCGGCTACGGCGCGGTCCCGGTCTGCTCACAGACCTGGTTCACCCGCGCGGCGCCCCGCACCCCCGAGGCGGCCTCGGTCCTGTTCACCGCCTCGTTCCAGGCGACGATCGCCGCCGGCGCACTGGCGGGCGGCTCCGTCGTCGACCACGCCTCGCTCCACGCGGTCATGTGGCTCGGAGCCGCGACGGCACTTCTCGTGGTGCTCGCGGCCCCGGTCCACTTCGTACGGACGAGGCAATGCCCCAAGGCCTAG
- a CDS encoding C40 family peptidase — protein sequence MSHTALIPSHRKPRRNASKTALRAGVAGGVLSTIAVAGAAGPAQAEPVTQTIEMPTITAGVSTTVAASAEATQQVALDLETQAHEEAAAATAAKDAKKAKAEAVRKAEAKKKAEAKAKAEAEAKAEAAERASRSAERTTLSTSSGSSSSGSSSTATTSYSSTATGTAASVVAFAQAQIGDAYVSGGTGPNSWDCSGLVQAAFRTVGVDLPRVSQSQSTAGTQVSLSNLQPGDILYWGGAGSAYHVGIYVGGGQFVGAQNSSTGVVQKSLDYDPPSGAVRVL from the coding sequence ATGTCCCACACCGCTCTCATACCCAGCCACCGGAAGCCCCGCCGAAACGCCTCGAAGACGGCGCTGCGAGCCGGAGTTGCCGGTGGCGTCCTCAGCACCATCGCGGTCGCAGGCGCTGCCGGTCCGGCCCAGGCCGAGCCGGTGACCCAGACGATCGAGATGCCGACCATCACGGCCGGGGTCTCCACCACCGTCGCGGCGTCCGCCGAGGCCACGCAGCAGGTCGCCCTGGACCTGGAGACGCAGGCCCACGAGGAGGCAGCGGCCGCCACCGCCGCCAAGGACGCCAAGAAGGCCAAGGCCGAGGCGGTCCGCAAGGCCGAGGCCAAGAAGAAGGCCGAAGCCAAGGCGAAGGCCGAGGCCGAGGCCAAGGCGGAGGCCGCCGAGCGCGCCTCCCGCTCCGCCGAGCGCACGACGCTCAGCACGTCCTCCGGCTCGTCCTCGTCCGGCTCCTCGTCGACCGCGACGACGTCGTACTCCTCCACCGCCACCGGCACCGCCGCCTCCGTCGTCGCGTTCGCGCAGGCGCAGATCGGCGACGCGTACGTCTCCGGCGGCACCGGCCCCAACTCCTGGGACTGCTCCGGCCTCGTCCAGGCCGCGTTCCGCACGGTGGGCGTCGACCTGCCGCGCGTCTCGCAGAGCCAGTCGACCGCGGGCACCCAGGTCTCGCTGAGCAACCTCCAGCCGGGCGACATCCTGTACTGGGGCGGCGCGGGCAGCGCGTACCACGTCGGCATCTACGTGGGCGGCGGCCAGTTCGTCGGCGCGCAGAACTCCTCCACCGGTGTGGTGCAGAAGTCCCTGGACTACGACCCGCCGTCGGGTGCGGTCCGCGTCCTCTGA
- a CDS encoding NADH-quinone oxidoreductase subunit A encodes MNAYAPILVLGALGAGFAIFSVVSATLIGPKRYNRAKLEAYECGIEPTPTPAGGGRFPIKYYLTAMLFIVFDIEIVFLYPWAVTFDALGIFGLVEMLIFVLTVFVAYAYVWRRGGLEWD; translated from the coding sequence GTGAATGCCTACGCGCCCATCCTCGTGCTCGGCGCCCTCGGGGCAGGCTTTGCGATCTTCTCCGTGGTCAGTGCCACGCTTATCGGTCCCAAGCGGTACAACCGGGCGAAGCTCGAAGCGTACGAGTGCGGTATTGAACCCACCCCGACTCCAGCCGGAGGCGGCCGTTTTCCCATCAAGTACTACCTGACGGCGATGCTCTTCATCGTCTTCGACATCGAGATCGTCTTCCTCTATCCCTGGGCGGTCACCTTCGACGCCCTCGGGATCTTCGGGCTCGTCGAGATGCTGATCTTCGTGCTCACCGTCTTCGTCGCCTATGCGTATGTATGGCGACGTGGCGGCCTGGAATGGGACTGA
- a CDS encoding NuoB/complex I 20 kDa subunit family protein, with translation MGLEEKLPSGFVLTTVEQAAGWVRKSSVFPATFGLACCAIEMMTTGAGRYDLARFGMEVFRGSPRQADLMIVAGRVSQKMAPVLRQVYDQMPNPKWVISMGVCASSGGMFNNYAIVQGVDHIVPVDIYLPGCPPRPEMLMDAILKLHQKIQGSKLGVNAEEAAREAEDAALKALPLIEMKGLLR, from the coding sequence ATGGGACTCGAAGAGAAGCTGCCCAGCGGCTTCGTGCTGACCACTGTCGAGCAGGCCGCCGGCTGGGTACGGAAGTCCTCCGTCTTCCCGGCCACCTTCGGCCTCGCCTGCTGCGCCATCGAGATGATGACGACCGGGGCCGGGCGCTACGACCTGGCCCGGTTCGGCATGGAGGTCTTCCGCGGATCGCCGCGGCAGGCGGACCTGATGATCGTGGCGGGACGGGTCAGCCAGAAGATGGCGCCCGTCCTGCGGCAGGTCTACGACCAGATGCCGAACCCCAAATGGGTCATCTCCATGGGGGTTTGCGCGTCATCGGGCGGAATGTTCAACAATTACGCCATTGTTCAAGGTGTTGATCATATTGTCCCGGTTGATATCTATTTGCCGGGCTGTCCGCCGCGGCCCGAGATGCTGATGGACGCGATCCTCAAACTCCACCAGAAGATCCAGGGCTCCAAGCTCGGGGTCAACGCCGAGGAGGCCGCCCGCGAGGCGGAGGACGCGGCCCTCAAGGCACTGCCCCTGATCGAGATGAAGGGGCTGCTGCGATGA
- a CDS encoding NADH-quinone oxidoreductase subunit C yields MSDQESGAGGVPAPRDEHGEVIGVRKGMFGANNGGDTSGYGGLVRTVALPGATARPYGGWFDEVADELEGALEEQGLLPENAIEKTVVDRDELTFHIAREHLPTVARTLRDDPALRFELCTGVSGVHFPGDKGRELHAVYHLRSITHGRLIRLEVSAPDDDRHVPSLVAVYPTNDWHERETYDFFGLVFDGHPALTRIMMPDDWQGFPQRKDYPLGGIAIEYKGAQIPAPDQRRSYS; encoded by the coding sequence ATGAGCGACCAGGAGTCCGGCGCGGGCGGCGTTCCCGCCCCGCGTGACGAGCACGGCGAGGTCATCGGCGTACGCAAGGGCATGTTCGGCGCCAACAACGGCGGCGACACCTCCGGCTACGGCGGCCTCGTCCGTACCGTCGCCCTGCCGGGCGCCACCGCGCGCCCGTACGGCGGCTGGTTCGACGAGGTGGCCGACGAGCTCGAAGGGGCCCTGGAAGAACAGGGACTGCTTCCGGAGAACGCCATCGAGAAGACGGTCGTCGACCGCGACGAGCTCACCTTCCACATCGCCCGCGAGCACCTGCCCACCGTCGCCAGGACCCTGCGCGACGACCCGGCACTGCGCTTCGAGCTCTGTACGGGGGTGAGCGGCGTCCACTTCCCCGGTGACAAGGGACGCGAGCTGCACGCCGTCTACCACCTGCGCTCGATCACCCACGGTCGGCTCATCCGGCTGGAGGTGTCCGCGCCGGACGACGACCGGCACGTCCCGTCCCTCGTCGCGGTCTACCCGACCAACGACTGGCACGAGCGCGAGACCTACGACTTCTTCGGGCTCGTCTTCGACGGGCACCCCGCCCTCACCCGGATCATGATGCCGGACGACTGGCAGGGCTTCCCGCAGCGCAAGGACTACCCGCTCGGCGGCATCGCCATCGAGTACAAGGGCGCCCAGATCCCGGCTCCGGACCAGCGGAGGTCGTACTCCTGA
- a CDS encoding NADH-quinone oxidoreductase subunit D, giving the protein MTTPHATPRATTEGTVYTVTGGDWDEVVESAVKSDDERIIVNMGPQHPSTHGVLRLILEIDGETVTEARCGIGYLHTGIEKNLEFRNWTQGTTFVTRMDYLTPFFNETAYCLGVEKLLGIEDQIPDRATVLRVLLMELNRISSHLVCIATGGMELGATTIMIYGFRDRELVLDLFELITGLRMNHAFVRPGGLAQDLPPGAVDQLREFVKTMKKNLPEYDKLATGNPIFKARMQDVGYLDLTGCMALGATGPVLRSAGLPHDLRKTDPYCGYENYEFDVPTADSCDSYGRFLIRLEEMRQSLRIIEQCIDRLAPGPVMVADKKIAWPAQLALGPDGLGNSLDHIKKIMGTSMEALIHHFKLVTEGFRVPAGQAYTAVESPKGELGVHVVSDGGTRPYRVHFRDPSFTNLQAMAAMCEGGQVADVIVAVASIDPVMGGVDR; this is encoded by the coding sequence ATGACCACTCCCCACGCAACACCTCGTGCGACAACCGAGGGGACTGTATATACGGTCACCGGCGGCGACTGGGACGAGGTCGTCGAATCGGCGGTCAAGTCCGACGACGAGCGCATCATCGTCAACATGGGCCCCCAGCACCCGTCCACGCACGGTGTGCTCCGGCTGATCCTGGAGATCGACGGCGAGACCGTCACCGAGGCCCGCTGCGGCATCGGCTACCTCCACACCGGCATCGAGAAGAACCTCGAATTCCGGAACTGGACGCAGGGCACCACCTTCGTCACGCGCATGGACTACCTGACGCCGTTCTTCAACGAGACGGCGTACTGCCTGGGGGTCGAGAAGCTCCTCGGCATCGAGGACCAGATCCCCGACCGGGCCACCGTCCTGCGCGTGCTCCTGATGGAGCTCAACCGGATCTCCTCGCACCTGGTGTGCATCGCCACCGGCGGCATGGAGCTCGGCGCCACCACGATCATGATCTACGGCTTCCGCGATCGTGAACTCGTTCTCGATCTCTTCGAGCTGATCACCGGCCTGCGGATGAACCACGCGTTCGTCCGCCCCGGCGGCCTCGCCCAGGACCTTCCCCCGGGCGCGGTCGACCAGCTGCGCGAGTTCGTGAAGACCATGAAGAAGAACCTGCCGGAGTACGACAAGCTCGCCACCGGCAACCCCATCTTCAAGGCCCGTATGCAGGACGTCGGCTACCTCGACCTCACCGGCTGCATGGCGCTCGGCGCCACCGGCCCGGTCCTGCGCTCCGCCGGGCTCCCGCACGACCTGCGCAAGACCGACCCCTACTGCGGGTACGAGAACTACGAGTTCGACGTCCCCACGGCGGACAGCTGCGACTCCTACGGACGCTTCCTCATCCGGCTGGAGGAGATGCGCCAGTCGCTGCGCATCATCGAGCAGTGCATCGACCGGCTCGCGCCGGGACCGGTCATGGTCGCCGACAAGAAGATCGCCTGGCCCGCGCAGCTCGCGCTGGGACCGGACGGACTCGGCAACTCGCTCGACCACATCAAGAAGATCATGGGCACCTCCATGGAGGCCCTGATCCACCACTTCAAGCTGGTGACCGAGGGCTTCCGGGTCCCGGCCGGGCAGGCGTACACCGCGGTCGAGTCGCCCAAGGGCGAACTCGGCGTGCACGTCGTCTCGGACGGGGGCACCCGCCCCTACCGGGTCCACTTCCGCGACCCGTCCTTCACCAACCTCCAGGCCATGGCAGCGATGTGCGAGGGCGGCCAGGTCGCCGACGTCATCGTCGCCGTCGCATCCATCGACCCCGTGATGGGAGGCGTCGACCGGTGA